The Mangrovibacterium diazotrophicum DNA window ATTTCTTTCAGTTAGAAGTGCCTTGGGGCGACATCTTTTAAACGGATGCCACCCCGCGCTTCAACTAAACCGCGCAAAGAACTTTCTTCATTTCTTCGGCAATAATCTGCACGCCTTTTTCAATTTCGTCCGGATCTGCGTTTGTAAAGTTCAAACGAATATGATTGCTGCCCTGCCCTTTGGTGTAGAACGAATTCCCGGGAACGAAAATCACGCCGCGTTCCATGGTCGATTTAATCAGCTCGTCAGCACGTAAACCATCCGGCAGCGTCAGCCAGATAAACATGCCACCAGTTGGCTGGGTCACCTTTACGTCATCCGGCAAATAGCGATTCAACATATCAACCATACAGGCTGCCTGTTCCTCATATTTTGTTCTAGTCCGGCTTAAATGTTCATCCAGATCGTTGTGCGTCAAGTAGTGGTGCAAAACGTATTGAGTCAGGTTATTCGAGTGCAAATCAGCTGCCTGTTTCGCTTTATCGAAATGCGGTACCAAAGCCGGCGGCAGAATCACCCAACCATTGCGCAGTCCAGGAGCGACCATTTTCGAGAACGAGCCAGTCCAGGCTACATGATCCGGCGCATATTTTTTTACCGGCGCAGGGAATTCCTCGCCAAAACAAATTTCATTGTAAGGATCGTCTTCCAGCAAAAACTGGTTGTAGCGACGTAACAATAACGCCAAATCCTGTCTTTTTTCATCTGAATAACTGATTCCCGATGGATTTTGGGCATTGGTAACCGCGTACATTAATTTGATTTCATCGTTCAGAAACAAGTCTTCGACCTGCGCCAAATCAGCACCGTCTTCCAGCAAGTCTACTTCCTTAAAATTGGGCAGATAAGCCGACATCGATTGGATAGCTCCCAAATAGCTAGGTTTTTCTAAAATCACGCCATCTCCGGGATTGATAAACAGCTTCGACAAAATGTCAATTGCCTGCTGTGAACCATTCGTAATAACAACCATCTCCGGTGTAATCTTCATGCCATACTTGGCACTGTAGCGACTGGCAATCCACTCGCGCAGTGGGTAATACCCCAACGAACCGGCATATTGCAGAATATTACGGCCAGCGTCGGCCATTACTGCCCTTGTACTCTCGGCCAATTCGTCGACCGGGAACAAAGACGGATTTGGCAATCCTCCGG harbors:
- a CDS encoding aminotransferase-like domain-containing protein, which translates into the protein MENQFPEEKFSEQYRNIPVSFVRSILNAIGQQKMISFAGGLPNPSLFPVDELAESTRAVMADAGRNILQYAGSLGYYPLREWIASRYSAKYGMKITPEMVVITNGSQQAIDILSKLFINPGDGVILEKPSYLGAIQSMSAYLPNFKEVDLLEDGADLAQVEDLFLNDEIKLMYAVTNAQNPSGISYSDEKRQDLALLLRRYNQFLLEDDPYNEICFGEEFPAPVKKYAPDHVAWTGSFSKMVAPGLRNGWVILPPALVPHFDKAKQAADLHSNNLTQYVLHHYLTHNDLDEHLSRTRTKYEEQAACMVDMLNRYLPDDVKVTQPTGGMFIWLTLPDGLRADELIKSTMERGVIFVPGNSFYTKGQGSNHIRLNFTNADPDEIEKGVQIIAEEMKKVLCAV